From Marinoscillum sp. 108, a single genomic window includes:
- a CDS encoding DUF962 domain-containing protein produces the protein MRKIDQLLTEYGESHQNQTNKLIHWICVPLIFLSIVGLLWSVPSDNLRFVLGTGPFNNWATIALFVTVLYYMRISFPLSIGMAAFSVFCLWSVRLIEMNVALPLWQVSLIIFALAWIGQFYGHKVEGKKPSFFKDLQFLLVGPAWLMHFIYKKLGLRY, from the coding sequence ATGAGGAAAATAGATCAGCTACTGACAGAGTATGGTGAAAGTCATCAAAATCAGACCAATAAGCTTATTCATTGGATTTGTGTTCCGTTGATATTTTTGAGTATTGTGGGACTGCTGTGGTCGGTCCCATCTGACAACCTAAGGTTTGTGCTGGGTACCGGCCCTTTTAACAACTGGGCCACTATTGCGCTCTTCGTCACGGTATTATACTACATGAGGATTTCCTTCCCGCTGTCCATCGGGATGGCTGCTTTCTCGGTGTTTTGCCTCTGGTCTGTCAGACTGATCGAAATGAATGTGGCTTTGCCCTTGTGGCAGGTAAGCCTGATCATTTTTGCCTTGGCCTGGATAGGACAGTTTTACGGTCACAAAGTGGAAGGCAAGAAGCCATCTTTCTTCAAAGACCTTCAGTTTTTACTGGTGGGGCCTGCCTGGCTGATGCATTTCATCTATAAAAAATTGGGCCTTAGGTATTAA
- a CDS encoding lipopolysaccharide assembly protein LapB — translation MKTVIIATLLFICQVSYAQLFDNPVNMQLVQKGVYFIYNVEEDSADVYIEKVEARLPKHPTVPMMRALKVLWANIPLVTVDSVFKVFSGHLRETIRLAAYLDGGRQTHPEAIFFEMAARGLLAEYFADDGHYMKALSEASKAYDLIKKGFDLSEEIPEFLLTTGVYNYFREKYPEKYPVYRPLLWFFRSGDVELGIQQINEATQKAVLTRVEAYVYMSYIYLRYEYQPQKAQSYLWELTKAYPNNLYIKAKLLESLTPKNDFVQAPVPVIKELSNSDRPYYQMAGASFMGIYHEKVKGQPDKALNDYQKALRVGQEIPGHGTYYRTLAYLGLGRVYAKKGMKGQAEYNLRKVLESGESEDLLSEARDLLDQL, via the coding sequence TTGAAAACAGTAATCATCGCCACATTACTATTTATTTGTCAGGTATCTTATGCCCAGCTGTTCGATAATCCTGTCAATATGCAACTGGTACAGAAAGGCGTATACTTCATTTACAATGTAGAGGAGGACTCTGCCGATGTGTACATTGAAAAAGTAGAAGCCAGACTCCCTAAACATCCCACTGTGCCAATGATGCGTGCCCTCAAGGTGCTCTGGGCTAATATACCCCTTGTGACTGTAGATTCGGTATTTAAGGTATTTAGCGGGCATCTCAGGGAGACCATCCGGTTGGCGGCTTACCTGGATGGCGGCCGACAGACACACCCGGAGGCCATATTTTTTGAAATGGCGGCCCGGGGACTCCTGGCAGAATACTTCGCCGATGATGGGCACTACATGAAAGCCCTGAGTGAGGCAAGCAAGGCTTATGATCTTATCAAAAAAGGATTTGACCTCTCTGAGGAGATTCCCGAGTTTCTTCTTACCACCGGGGTATACAACTACTTTCGTGAAAAATATCCTGAAAAATACCCTGTGTACAGACCGCTGCTCTGGTTTTTCAGAAGTGGAGATGTGGAGTTGGGGATTCAGCAAATCAATGAAGCCACCCAAAAGGCAGTACTGACCAGGGTGGAGGCCTATGTCTACATGTCCTATATCTATCTCCGCTACGAATATCAGCCTCAGAAAGCCCAGTCGTATTTGTGGGAACTGACCAAAGCGTATCCCAATAACCTTTATATCAAGGCCAAACTTCTGGAATCACTTACTCCAAAGAATGATTTTGTGCAGGCTCCCGTGCCGGTGATTAAGGAGTTGTCCAACTCTGACCGGCCCTACTATCAGATGGCAGGCGCATCCTTCATGGGCATCTATCACGAGAAGGTGAAAGGGCAGCCAGATAAGGCTTTGAATGATTATCAAAAGGCCCTGAGGGTAGGCCAGGAAATACCCGGGCACGGGACTTATTATCGTACCCTGGCTTACCTGGGTTTGGGCAGGGTATATGCCAAGAAAGGAATGAAAGGGCAGGCTGAGTATAATCTAAGGAAGGTGTTGGAATCGGGTGAGTCTGAGGATCTTCTCAGCGAGGCGCGGGACTTGCTGGATCAGCTTTGA
- a CDS encoding GNAT family N-acetyltransferase, whose product MEITLPPHYYTGVPDRSWLEQLGFSERVSEIAHYIPINGPLWEKIHTMQQRKLKQTPTFDLSLVNVSELRSVYDFIAQCRKNQGLEINMDFEILERLFRTFPDRYQIFTAERNGTLLAAAIMVIPIEGITYYFLPATAPAYKTESPMVHLIAYLYQYYQERGFQFIDLGISSVNTAPQKSLITFKERMGGIRTTRSTFIKSLQ is encoded by the coding sequence TTGGAAATCACACTTCCGCCCCACTATTATACGGGGGTTCCGGATAGAAGCTGGCTGGAGCAGCTCGGTTTTTCTGAGCGGGTCAGTGAAATTGCTCATTACATTCCCATCAATGGGCCGTTGTGGGAAAAAATCCACACTATGCAACAGAGAAAACTCAAGCAAACTCCCACTTTTGATCTATCGCTGGTCAATGTATCAGAGTTGCGGTCTGTTTACGACTTCATCGCACAATGCCGAAAAAATCAGGGTCTGGAAATCAATATGGATTTTGAAATCTTAGAGCGACTGTTCCGGACATTCCCGGATCGCTATCAGATTTTCACTGCCGAAAGAAATGGGACGCTGCTTGCTGCCGCTATTATGGTGATTCCTATTGAAGGAATCACCTATTATTTCCTACCAGCCACTGCCCCAGCCTATAAAACAGAAAGCCCGATGGTTCACCTCATAGCTTACCTGTACCAGTACTATCAGGAGCGTGGGTTTCAATTCATCGACCTTGGCATTTCGTCTGTCAATACCGCGCCTCAAAAGAGCCTGATCACCTTCAAAGAAAGAATGGGTGGTATCAGAACCACCAGAAGCACTTTCATCAAATCACTCCAATAG
- a CDS encoding glycosyltransferase family 4 protein, giving the protein MTILMLGWEFPPKISGGLGVASQGLSEAMAKAGHKVTFLLPKKTKNQVSKLVKLVDASALTPDLDYWKEKKTYEQIIKDVEMGERVLPYLPAQAFQQVKETKVKKVVLEPTEESELLERIRLTGEYEGQLNDELIKYAMLSVQVAIKEKPKMIHAHDWITFRAGRMIKSLLKKKLCLHVHSTEYDRNGSYAQPFILEEEQLGFQACDHIFCVSEKLKNTIIAQYGIAARKITVAPNALTLSAPEHPVKRTPMNIAFVGRLTPQKSPITFLDIARELTSLGYDFHYFIMGDGYLRAELEEKVQSSNFSDRVTFTGFLERTRLLQKLNEMDLLVMPSASEPFGLVALEAIMKKIPVAAATGSGVGEFIPSMPQVDRWDHYSYNKLIVRLMTEDQYRQEITENCLKEALKLTWENTVKRIEKGYEKV; this is encoded by the coding sequence ATGACAATACTCATGTTGGGCTGGGAATTTCCTCCCAAGATATCAGGAGGGCTGGGGGTGGCCAGTCAGGGACTTTCAGAGGCGATGGCCAAAGCAGGTCATAAAGTCACCTTTCTCCTACCCAAAAAAACCAAAAACCAGGTAAGTAAACTCGTGAAGCTGGTAGATGCTTCAGCGCTCACACCCGACCTGGACTATTGGAAAGAGAAAAAAACCTACGAGCAAATCATCAAAGATGTGGAAATGGGAGAAAGGGTACTCCCTTACCTACCCGCTCAGGCCTTCCAGCAGGTGAAAGAGACCAAAGTCAAGAAAGTGGTGCTGGAACCAACAGAAGAATCCGAGCTACTGGAGCGCATTCGCCTCACAGGGGAGTACGAAGGTCAGCTCAATGATGAGCTCATTAAATATGCTATGCTGTCTGTACAAGTGGCCATCAAAGAGAAGCCAAAGATGATTCACGCCCACGACTGGATCACCTTTCGTGCCGGGCGAATGATCAAATCGCTACTCAAAAAGAAGCTGTGTCTGCATGTACACAGTACCGAATATGACCGGAACGGATCTTATGCGCAGCCCTTTATTCTGGAAGAAGAACAGCTGGGTTTTCAGGCCTGTGATCACATCTTTTGCGTAAGCGAAAAATTAAAAAACACCATCATCGCTCAATACGGTATTGCCGCCAGGAAAATCACAGTGGCTCCCAATGCCCTCACGCTGAGTGCCCCGGAACATCCCGTCAAAAGAACACCCATGAATATCGCATTTGTGGGCAGGCTCACTCCCCAGAAGAGCCCGATTACTTTTCTGGACATTGCCAGAGAGCTGACATCCCTGGGCTACGATTTCCACTACTTCATTATGGGAGATGGCTATCTGCGTGCCGAATTGGAAGAAAAGGTGCAATCATCCAATTTCTCTGACCGGGTCACTTTCACCGGCTTTCTGGAAAGAACTCGTCTACTGCAAAAGTTGAATGAAATGGATCTCCTGGTGATGCCCTCTGCATCCGAGCCTTTTGGGCTGGTGGCGCTGGAGGCGATCATGAAGAAAATCCCTGTAGCTGCTGCCACAGGATCTGGGGTGGGTGAGTTCATCCCCAGTATGCCTCAGGTAGACAGATGGGATCACTACAGCTACAATAAGCTGATCGTTCGGCTGATGACTGAAGACCAGTACAGACAGGAGATCACAGAGAACTGCCTGAAGGAAGCCCTTAAGCTTACATGGGAGAATACAGTGAAGCGGATAGAAAAGGGGTACGAAAAGGTATAA
- a CDS encoding YigZ family protein, with protein sequence MINEFQTIVHPTEGFYKEKGSKFLSFAYHVKTEDDIKAHLEALRKQYYDARHHCYAYIIGLKEQAYRANDDGEPNHSAGDPILGQIRSKELTNCLVVVVRYFGGTKLGVGGLISAYKIAAEDALNKVEVVKIYSQTRFSISFGYEQTSEVERALAEFVVDYEDKVYTADCQFVGLLRDEDVPVLAEKVSLLKGVDFQVLQGAI encoded by the coding sequence GTGATCAACGAGTTTCAGACCATTGTCCATCCCACTGAAGGTTTCTACAAGGAGAAGGGAAGTAAGTTTTTGTCATTTGCCTACCATGTGAAAACCGAAGATGATATCAAGGCACACCTTGAGGCTTTGCGCAAGCAGTACTACGATGCCCGTCACCATTGCTATGCGTATATCATCGGGCTTAAAGAGCAGGCCTATCGAGCCAATGATGATGGAGAACCCAACCATTCGGCCGGAGATCCCATTCTGGGACAGATCAGATCCAAAGAGCTAACCAACTGCCTGGTGGTGGTAGTACGGTATTTTGGTGGGACAAAATTGGGTGTGGGCGGGCTAATCAGTGCCTATAAGATAGCTGCCGAAGATGCCCTCAATAAGGTGGAGGTAGTGAAGATTTATAGCCAAACGCGCTTTTCTATCAGTTTTGGCTATGAGCAGACCTCAGAGGTGGAGCGTGCGCTGGCTGAGTTTGTTGTGGATTATGAGGATAAGGTGTACACAGCAGACTGCCAGTTTGTGGGGTTGCTCCGGGATGAGGATGTACCCGTGCTTGCTGAGAAGGTGAGCCTGCTAAAGGGAGTAGACTTTCAAGTATTACAGGGGGCTATATGA
- a CDS encoding VRR-NUC domain-containing protein, which translates to MPESEKIILPPKYYLDYFRDLLAFIQKGSSHLLSADDVIFIQLFEALSEDAQCLMVRMMNRKGAYFRLDKLAYEEIGSIPQAAEELVASGLASLDPPDDFLLFGLFTKAELHQLYPDRGFNKRRKEEVLEELAEENHPEDFQTLRSAYTILHFLAQEQVEYLKMLFFGHTHGMMTEFVIRDIGNIKLENLDDHEFTPWFETQAEARAVFELHGWNRLVKKAMHILLPEEILELIAPVNWSNFLQHPKARKIGDKFMLHLGEYFEKCGLLTEALDYYSLARKHPARERRIRILEKMDDLDAAREIAEVAFDSPYNASEKIFAQDYLSKKSKRNYRSTTAKANLSPEIIIENPEGPRVEAHALAYFAKQGYEGIHTENYLWRGLFGLFFWDELFAAEHASFHHPLQRMPSDLHSDTFYENRAPLLQEKVNAFRTKKKLQAYLAEVHRQKQHINNSLVGWHESLLPTVTACVHHLPLESLFNILMEMAKNVKDNSSGFPDLFIWTQEDYHFYEIKSPNDHLSAQQLFWIDFFNTHNIKADILRVKYQ; encoded by the coding sequence ATGCCTGAATCTGAAAAAATCATACTTCCCCCAAAATACTATCTGGACTACTTCAGGGACCTGCTGGCGTTTATCCAAAAGGGCTCATCGCACCTGCTAAGTGCAGATGACGTCATTTTCATTCAGCTATTCGAAGCCCTCTCCGAAGATGCGCAATGTCTGATGGTGCGCATGATGAATCGCAAGGGTGCCTACTTTCGACTGGACAAGTTGGCTTATGAGGAAATTGGAAGCATTCCGCAAGCCGCTGAGGAGCTGGTAGCATCTGGTCTTGCTTCTCTCGATCCTCCTGATGACTTTTTGCTCTTTGGGCTATTCACCAAAGCGGAGCTCCACCAACTCTATCCGGACAGGGGTTTTAACAAGCGTCGAAAAGAAGAGGTGCTGGAAGAGTTAGCAGAAGAAAACCATCCCGAAGATTTTCAAACCCTCAGATCAGCTTATACCATACTCCACTTCCTGGCACAAGAGCAGGTGGAGTACCTGAAAATGCTCTTCTTTGGCCATACCCATGGGATGATGACGGAGTTTGTCATCAGGGACATTGGCAATATCAAGCTGGAAAATCTGGATGACCATGAGTTCACCCCTTGGTTTGAGACCCAGGCGGAGGCCAGAGCGGTATTCGAACTCCATGGATGGAACCGGCTCGTCAAAAAAGCCATGCACATACTGCTGCCGGAGGAGATTTTGGAGCTCATCGCCCCGGTCAACTGGAGCAATTTTCTGCAACACCCAAAAGCCAGAAAAATCGGGGACAAATTCATGCTCCACCTCGGAGAATATTTTGAGAAATGCGGCCTCCTCACCGAGGCACTGGACTACTACAGTCTGGCACGCAAGCATCCGGCGCGTGAGCGGAGAATCCGGATTCTGGAAAAGATGGATGACCTGGATGCCGCTCGCGAAATTGCCGAAGTGGCTTTTGACAGTCCATACAATGCCTCAGAGAAGATTTTTGCCCAGGACTATCTGTCCAAAAAAAGCAAACGAAACTACCGCAGTACTACGGCCAAAGCCAACCTGAGCCCGGAAATCATCATTGAAAATCCTGAGGGACCACGCGTGGAAGCTCATGCCCTGGCCTATTTTGCTAAACAGGGCTATGAGGGTATACATACGGAAAACTACCTCTGGCGTGGGCTGTTTGGTTTGTTTTTCTGGGATGAACTTTTCGCCGCTGAGCACGCCTCCTTTCACCATCCGCTGCAGCGTATGCCGAGTGACCTGCACAGCGACACCTTCTATGAGAACCGGGCTCCGCTTTTGCAGGAAAAAGTGAACGCCTTCAGAACCAAGAAAAAATTACAAGCCTACTTAGCGGAGGTTCACAGACAAAAACAACACATCAATAACTCACTGGTGGGTTGGCACGAGAGCCTCCTCCCCACGGTGACGGCCTGTGTTCATCACCTGCCACTGGAGAGCCTTTTCAATATCCTCATGGAAATGGCCAAAAACGTAAAAGACAACAGCTCCGGATTCCCGGACCTCTTCATCTGGACACAGGAAGATTATCACTTTTATGAAATCAAATCACCCAACGATCACCTGTCTGCTCAGCAGCTCTTCTGGATCGACTTCTTCAATACGCACAACATCAAAGCCGATATCCTCAGGGTAAAGTACCAGTGA
- a CDS encoding FAD-binding oxidoreductase: MVSFWEQQSLLSYDVIVIGAGITGLSTAASLKEKSPNLNILVIERGSLPTGASTKNAGFACFGSISELVQDRKALGDEGMTRLVKRRWDGLQKTIQRLGRDQIGFLQKGGYELLTEVNSHYLDDMESLNELLRPVFDQPVFSQTDEAIGTFGFAGTKHLIFNQYEGQLHTGKLIRSLWQYCAQSGIQIITGTEVTALYSQGEQVTVQTKNYAFRAGAVAVCTNAFTKELIQTPLDLTPGRGMVMVISPQRPSTISGTFHYDEGYYYFRDFEDKIIFGGGRNLAFEEETTTEFGFNEKIEQKLHQILKEIILPGNAYTVDLKWSGIMAFGQTKEPILQKVQPGIYLGVRLGGMGVALGSLLGEELAERIVRDGF, translated from the coding sequence ATGGTAAGTTTTTGGGAGCAGCAATCTTTATTGTCCTATGATGTCATCGTAATTGGGGCAGGTATCACAGGTCTCTCCACCGCAGCTTCCCTCAAGGAAAAATCCCCAAACCTGAACATACTGGTCATTGAGCGGGGGTCGCTACCTACGGGTGCCAGTACCAAAAATGCAGGCTTTGCGTGCTTCGGTAGCATCTCCGAACTGGTTCAGGACCGGAAGGCACTGGGTGATGAAGGCATGACCAGGCTGGTGAAACGGCGTTGGGATGGCCTGCAGAAAACCATCCAGCGCCTTGGCAGGGACCAAATCGGTTTTTTGCAAAAGGGGGGTTACGAGCTCCTGACAGAAGTCAATAGCCACTACCTGGACGATATGGAGTCGCTGAATGAACTACTCCGCCCGGTTTTTGACCAGCCTGTTTTCTCTCAGACAGATGAAGCCATCGGTACTTTTGGTTTTGCAGGGACAAAGCACCTTATTTTTAATCAATACGAAGGTCAACTCCATACCGGCAAGCTCATCCGATCACTCTGGCAGTACTGTGCGCAATCAGGCATCCAGATCATTACCGGCACAGAAGTGACTGCACTATACTCCCAGGGTGAACAAGTGACTGTGCAAACCAAGAACTATGCATTCAGGGCGGGTGCTGTAGCCGTGTGTACCAACGCATTCACTAAAGAGCTGATCCAAACACCACTGGATCTCACCCCTGGACGCGGCATGGTCATGGTCATTTCTCCGCAGCGTCCTTCCACTATTTCCGGGACTTTTCACTACGACGAGGGGTACTACTACTTCCGCGATTTTGAAGATAAAATCATTTTCGGAGGCGGTAGGAATCTGGCGTTTGAAGAGGAGACTACCACGGAGTTTGGATTCAATGAAAAAATCGAGCAAAAGTTGCATCAAATTTTGAAAGAAATCATCCTACCGGGCAACGCCTACACTGTGGACCTCAAATGGTCCGGAATAATGGCCTTTGGCCAAACCAAAGAGCCTATTCTGCAAAAGGTACAACCCGGAATATACCTGGGGGTAAGACTTGGCGGCATGGGTGTGGCCCTTGGCAGCCTTCTGGGTGAAGAACTGGCAGAGCGGATAGTTAGGGATGGTTTTTGA
- a CDS encoding 3'-5' exonuclease, giving the protein MFASSIPKEDIKHLPLIKFEGTIHTVETMEALDEALKIIRTQEIMGFDTETKPTFTKGDYNHTAIIQLSTMTDAFIIRISEIGIPDQLKDILEDQGILKVGISIRDDIKELKAMRAFKAGGFLDLNEVAKELGITQIGMKSLTGIFLKARISKSQQTSNWETKELSPGQLSYAATDAWVCIKIYRMLMDKGVI; this is encoded by the coding sequence ATGTTTGCAAGTTCGATACCAAAAGAAGACATCAAGCACTTACCCCTCATCAAATTTGAGGGAACTATCCACACTGTGGAAACTATGGAAGCCCTTGATGAGGCCCTGAAAATCATCCGCACTCAGGAAATCATGGGGTTTGATACAGAAACCAAGCCCACTTTCACCAAAGGAGACTATAACCATACTGCGATCATCCAGCTCTCCACCATGACCGACGCATTCATCATTCGCATTAGCGAAATTGGCATTCCTGATCAACTCAAAGACATTCTTGAAGATCAGGGCATTCTGAAAGTGGGGATTAGTATCCGTGATGACATCAAAGAGTTGAAAGCAATGAGGGCATTCAAGGCTGGTGGATTTCTGGACCTGAATGAAGTAGCTAAAGAATTAGGAATTACCCAGATCGGGATGAAGAGCCTAACGGGCATTTTTCTAAAAGCGAGGATTTCTAAAAGCCAGCAAACGTCTAATTGGGAGACCAAGGAGCTCAGTCCGGGTCAGCTCTCCTACGCGGCCACTGATGCCTGGGTGTGTATCAAAATCTACCGGATGCTGATGGACAAGGGCGTCATATAG
- a CDS encoding glycosyltransferase family 2 protein has protein sequence MYFATFISINSFNNLNTLSRVSIIVTVYNRVAFLRAALTSALAQSLPPCEVLVIDDGSDTEQAAEIAAIVAEFDQVKLTRLERNGGVSAARNYGVDLATGDYLLFLDDDDLLEEHFLKVAVSYLEQHSTVDVFISRTTLFAERSSARFERLRRYYTYIQQRDHFKSANHPAYFLIYCPAIHSMVFRKGTFQQHRFPEDLTYGEDRYLLMHMRNEGVTFHSTDVVGGRYRIHEQEPPLVVRQLTFIQKLERSGWLRGPFEKAYLHLLEAYFLLKAGQWFKALGAGLYVLRSPRVMGEAVIALVRSRF, from the coding sequence TTGTATTTTGCTACTTTCATTTCGATCAACTCATTTAATAACCTCAACACATTGTCCAGGGTTTCTATTATTGTCACGGTTTATAACAGGGTGGCCTTTCTCAGAGCTGCGCTGACCTCCGCCCTTGCACAGTCACTGCCTCCCTGTGAAGTGCTGGTGATAGATGATGGATCCGATACAGAGCAAGCTGCCGAGATCGCAGCAATTGTGGCTGAATTTGATCAGGTGAAGCTCACAAGGTTGGAAAGAAATGGGGGAGTGTCTGCTGCCAGGAACTATGGAGTAGATCTGGCTACTGGTGATTACCTGCTGTTTTTGGATGACGATGATTTGCTGGAAGAGCACTTTTTGAAAGTCGCTGTTTCATACCTTGAGCAACACTCCACGGTGGATGTCTTTATTTCCAGAACTACACTGTTTGCCGAACGTTCATCTGCCCGATTCGAAAGGTTGAGACGCTACTACACTTATATTCAGCAAAGAGATCATTTCAAGTCTGCGAATCACCCTGCATATTTTTTGATCTATTGCCCTGCCATACATTCGATGGTTTTCCGAAAGGGCACTTTTCAGCAGCACAGATTTCCTGAAGACCTCACCTATGGGGAGGACAGGTATTTGCTCATGCATATGCGGAACGAAGGAGTGACTTTCCATTCAACGGATGTGGTGGGTGGCAGGTATCGCATACATGAACAGGAGCCCCCGCTGGTTGTTCGTCAGCTGACTTTTATCCAAAAGCTGGAGCGATCTGGTTGGCTCAGAGGTCCTTTTGAAAAGGCTTATCTGCATTTACTCGAGGCTTATTTTTTGCTGAAGGCGGGCCAATGGTTTAAAGCACTGGGGGCCGGTTTATATGTTTTGCGAAGCCCGAGGGTGATGGGCGAGGCTGTGATCGCATTGGTCCGATCAAGGTTTTAG
- the nhaC gene encoding Na+/H+ antiporter NhaC: MAIKRDPTLLESFIPVLFLIILLSFNVGIFGDAALDGSNQIVLILSAGVAAIVAIRLGYRWDEIQDGIVRSISSAMTSLLILLLIGSLAGTWLLSGIVPAMIYYGLQILNPTIFLVAACIVCSIVSVATGSSWTTAATVGIALIGIGKALGISEGMVAGAILSGAYFGDKMSPLSDTTNLAPAMAGTDLFTHIRYMAITTVPSISIALTIFLVLGFTNETSTSVVDTQAILNAIDDKFYISGWLFIVPVVVVVLIVRKMPAIPALLIGTLLGSVFALFFQPQLVAEVGEGFTASGMFIGTMKSLYGDISIATSNDMVNELLSSGGMAGMLGTIWLILSAMIFGGVMESSGMLKRIAKALISLVNSTGALITATVGTCVFFNVTASDQYLAIVVPGRMYADIYKRKGLAPENLSRTLEDSGTVTSVLIPWNTCGAYHSSVLGVSTLVYAPFCFFNIISPFMSILVGYLGYKIKKLNPAK; the protein is encoded by the coding sequence ATGGCGATTAAGCGAGACCCTACACTTTTAGAGTCCTTTATACCTGTACTTTTTCTAATTATTCTTCTTTCTTTTAATGTGGGCATCTTTGGTGATGCTGCACTGGATGGATCCAATCAGATCGTCCTCATCCTATCAGCGGGCGTTGCTGCCATCGTGGCCATCAGATTGGGTTATCGGTGGGATGAAATTCAGGATGGAATCGTCAGAAGTATTAGCTCAGCCATGACCTCTCTGCTTATTCTTCTGCTCATTGGCTCCCTGGCTGGTACCTGGCTGCTTAGTGGCATCGTGCCTGCCATGATCTACTATGGTTTGCAGATTCTTAATCCCACCATATTTCTTGTTGCTGCGTGCATTGTGTGTTCCATAGTCTCTGTGGCCACAGGAAGCTCCTGGACCACCGCAGCCACCGTGGGCATCGCCCTCATTGGGATAGGTAAGGCCCTTGGAATCTCTGAGGGAATGGTGGCTGGGGCTATCCTCTCTGGCGCCTATTTTGGAGACAAGATGTCTCCCCTCTCCGACACGACCAACCTGGCCCCGGCCATGGCGGGCACTGACCTTTTCACACACATCAGGTACATGGCCATTACCACTGTTCCTTCTATCAGTATCGCCCTCACGATTTTTCTGGTGCTGGGCTTCACCAATGAAACGAGTACCTCAGTGGTGGATACACAGGCCATACTTAATGCCATAGACGATAAATTCTACATTTCTGGCTGGTTGTTCATAGTCCCCGTAGTAGTGGTGGTACTTATCGTACGGAAAATGCCAGCCATTCCGGCTTTGCTTATTGGCACCTTGCTGGGTTCCGTTTTCGCACTCTTCTTTCAGCCACAACTGGTGGCAGAAGTAGGTGAAGGCTTTACAGCATCAGGGATGTTCATAGGCACGATGAAGTCCCTTTATGGCGATATATCCATCGCCACCAGCAACGATATGGTCAACGAACTCCTGAGCTCTGGCGGTATGGCAGGCATGCTGGGTACCATCTGGCTGATCCTCTCGGCTATGATTTTCGGTGGGGTCATGGAAAGCTCCGGAATGCTCAAAAGAATTGCCAAAGCCCTGATCAGTCTGGTCAACTCCACAGGGGCTTTGATCACAGCTACAGTAGGTACCTGTGTGTTTTTTAATGTCACGGCATCTGACCAATACCTGGCCATCGTAGTACCTGGCCGTATGTATGCAGACATTTACAAAAGGAAAGGACTTGCCCCCGAAAACCTCAGCAGAACGCTGGAGGACTCCGGTACGGTAACTTCGGTACTCATCCCCTGGAACACCTGTGGAGCCTACCACTCAAGTGTGCTGGGTGTGTCCACGCTGGTCTATGCGCCTTTTTGCTTTTTCAATATCATCAGCCCCTTTATGTCCATTCTGGTTGGATATCTGGGGTATAAAATCAAAAAACTAAATCCCGCTAAATAA